One window of the Populus trichocarpa isolate Nisqually-1 chromosome 9, P.trichocarpa_v4.1, whole genome shotgun sequence genome contains the following:
- the LOC7468581 gene encoding uncharacterized protein LOC7468581 gives MGIDAKEFQAFMWRVLKLSMSSCSAFVQKYPFASGFSLTLLALYLFFPSVFYFLIYSLPFLGCTAVFIRYYLNSQKHGVVERKEHGISSDAADAANRDDNSSIEARRMLQRNVNENKDKSDTHAVKDEKNMVSSMPSNDDFIGRTALVEQKPKVIMEEKASYALNSGESSSYNVSLGENISEFSEASNPETVSFDGFNEQPAKLLVGGEVESESSSSEVDDEEEESEKGCKNAVEWTANDQKNLMDLGDSELERNRRLESLIARRRARKSFKMSSSAAPGTMHPVLVARSNTFHVSKSSDDRIPSSAPSILLPTQNPFDLPYEPFEEKPNLMADSFQQEFMADHLKEMLFCRHESFSLGYSPPLENTQLDQHEGTGYSRSKMQLDKENHGPLADHSLFQRGETLRRDLTVTDLVTEEARSSNQVTNKRERDREVETSRVKHKGENMGQSHDKDPSLGDGNDIQRDTDLIKHKKIWPRPFSSTENIFNAKTAENSESLQPTTFKFPVVFYNRAPNSLPCSVPKASAVAEPSYDSSPSAIYNTGMEEHFFYKHKDPWHTHTNSIASDMQVEVSEIGSPPLTADGIASSNDGESLVYDGDSEQEITSGSEDMWGASPLAPKVQENENVTRQIYEVGEGDITEEGYSRLRNEPEDPTSSSLWSLSSSRAEISQEDQAHSMSIDPKHFNYVKHIVEEEREQRPSNPSDVVPPEHSQEGMQLMEDSMPQKPSEVYFQKPQESRNAPGNSAEEMNINCDADDTVTYDDRGDLKSNENIYVGAENSMMQVVIANLSEPAEGSNSKSNSDIMSESLINPEKSVEGMDGSCNVNDSRLLVNDHLEDSKSNEDRDSGAEKAMQVLVSDQSQPDVESNSESRKHIESKSLNSPEKSGEDANITYNVNDPFVHIKNSVEELESIEDIDRDYERLTEHSDIKSTSMPVEVEDNPTSTQGSREDQSTLIEVGVSGANRSFNDPTTSGILPELIVEQASTNSSLSSSPKSVLAYRIPADIGSSSDFSQLVSTDMEERLPLTATQDTSHVVNDSVDHPSIDNKSEKSEEPSNTQGKPTEEAIEMENMKGSSLDDEETMEDLKSRKNIDDESETSIGNDAPVKLSKPQKEISPRSFEHLEDASARLADNETNIDVSKSEGEHSTSDVPGLMVEEEESTNRSRDVAGEVNLISEVSDPSINKKEDLEKLRFFEGSEGEPQFPTRREIFVEPVKPANITSLEDHDYSPGVLTENETIVVSSQAMEDVDNSSNSKETDGFGTRRADQEIGDLLKPAGAIGTSETTKDVQGNPKDLTDQKAVFDPSKPAVDGENILVTLEAKDSAADIIHNVNEAVASEFINNEKFNHVQDSEDDESQRLDSQENITEPLKAVAFTNSESIRDLESESKILVEDEVNVIPSYPAGEINSSNDRENTEDPGKSTVHLTVMTISEPSRGYVKQDPGS, from the exons atgggtATTGATGCAAAGGAATTTCAAGCTTTCATGTGGAGAGTTCTTAAACTTTCCATGAGTTCTTGCTCTGCATTTGTACAAAAATATCCATTTGCTTCAGGTTTTTCGTTAACCTTGCTGgctttatacttgttttttccTTCAGTTTTCTATTTCTTGATTTACTCTTTACCATTTCTTGGTTGCACTGCTGTTTTTATTCGTTATTATTTGAATTCGCAAAAACATGGGGTGGTTGAGAGGAAGGAACATGGAATATCATCTGACGCAGCTGATGCTGCCAATAGAGATGATAACTCTTCTATTGAAGCTCGAAGAATGTTGCAGAGAAACGTCAACGAGAATAAAGACAAATCGGATACACACGCTGTTAAAGACGAAAAGAACATGGTTTCCTCCATGCCTTCAAATGATGATTTCATTGGCAGAACTGCCTTGGTCGAACAAAAACCGAAAGTAATCATGGAGGAGAAAGCAAGCTATGCTTTGAATAGTGGAGAAAGTTCCTCTTACAATGTTTCCCTTGGTGAGAATATTTCAGAATTCAGCGAGGCATCAAATCCTGAGACTGTCTCATTTGATGGCTTTAATGAGCAGCCTGCAAAACTTCTTGTTGGTGGTGAGGTGGAGTCGGAGAGCTCAAGCTCTGAAgtagatgatgaagaagaagaatcagaAAAGGGTTGCAAAAACGCTGTAGAATGGACTGCGAATGATCAAAAGAATCTCATGGATCTTGGGGATTCTGAGCTAGAAAGAAATAGGAGGCTGGAGAGCCTAATTGCAAGACGTAGAGCAAGAAAGTCATTCAAAATGAGTAGTAGTGCTGCTCCAGGTACAATGCATCCTGTTTTGGTTGCAAGAAGCAACACTTTCCATGTTTCTAAGAGTTCAGATGACCGAATACCTAGTTCAGCCCCTTCTATTTTGTTACCAACCCAAAATCCATTTGACCTTCCATATGAACCATTTGAAGAAAAACCTAATCTCATGGCAGACAGTTTCCAGCAAGAATTTATGGCAGATCACCTGAAAGAAATGCTCTTCTGCAGGCATGAGAGCTTCTCTTTGGGATATTCTCCCCCCCTGGAGAACACACAATTAGATCAACATGAGGGCACAGGATATTCTAGATCTAAAATGCAATTAG ACAAGGAAAATCATGGCCCGCTGGCTGATCATTCATTATTCCAACGTGGTGAAACCTTGCGCCGTGATTTAACTGTAACTGATCTTGTGACGGAAGAAGCCCGATCTTCCAATCAGGTTACTAACAAACGGGAACGGGATAGAGAAGTTGAAACCAGTAGAGTCAAACACAAAGGTGAAAATATGGGACAATCTCATGACAAGGATCCAAGTTTAGGTGATGGAAATGATATTCAAAGGGACACAGATCTAATCAAGCACAAGAAAATTTGGCCAAGACCATTTTCTTCTACAGAAAACATTTTTAATGCTAAGACAGCTGAGAATTCAGAAAGTCTACAGCCAACAACGTTCAAATTTCCCGTAGTGTTTTATAATCGTGCACCGAACTCTCTCCCTTGTTCAGTTCCTAAGGCTAGTGCCGTGGCTGAACCTTCATATGATTCCAGCCCGTCTGCAATTTACAACACAGGAATGGaggaacattttttttacaagcACAAGGATCCTTGGCATACCCATACCAATTCCATAGCTTCTGACATGCAAGTGGAGGTCTCAGAGATCGGTTCACCCCCTCTGACAGCAGACGGAATTGCTTCATCCAATGATGGTGAGTCCTTGGTTTATGATGGGGATAGTGAACAGGAAATTACTTCCGGGAGTGAAGATATGTGGGGAGCTTCGCCTCTTGCTCCAAAGgttcaagaaaatgaaaacgtAACTAGACAAATATACGAGGTAGGGGAGGGGGATATTACAGAAGAAGGGTATTCAAGGCTCAGGAATGAACCCGAGGATCCAACTTCATCATCACTTTGGTCGCTATCATCTTCAAGAGCTGAAATATCTCAAGAGGATCAAGCCCATTCAATGAGCATTGATCCAAAACACTTTAATTATGTCAAACACATAGTCGAAGAGGAAAGGGAGCAGAGGCCTTCTAATCCTTCAGATGTAGTTCCACCTGAACATTCCCAGGAAGGAATGCAACTGATGGAGGATTCAATGCCACAAAAACCTTCTGAGGTGTACTTTCAGAAGCCGCAG GAATCAAGGAATGCTCCTGGGAATTCTGCAGAAGAGATGAACATAAATTGCGATGCAGATGACACGGTCACATACGATGACAGGGGAGATTTGAAATCAAACGAAAACATATATGTTGGAGCTGAAAACTCCATGATGCAAGTAGTTATAGCCAATCTATCAGAACCGGCTGAGGGAAGTAATTCAAAATCTAACAGCGATATCATGAGCGAATCATTGATTAATCCTGAGAAGTCTGTAGAGGGTATGGACGGCAGTTGCAATGTAAATGACTCGAGGCTCCTCGTAAATGACCACTTAGAAGACTCGAAATCAAATGAAGACAGAGATAGTGGAGCTGAAAAAGCCATGCAAGTACTCGTAAGTGATCAGTCACAACCAGATGTTGAAAGTAATTCAGAATCTAGAAAGCATATAGAGAGCAAATCATTAAATTCTCCTGAGAAGTCTGGAGAAGATGCAAACATTACTTACAATGTGAATGATCCATTTGTTCACATTAAGAATAGCGTGGAAGAATTAGAATCTATTGAAGATATTGACCGAGATTATGAAAGGCTGACTGAACATTCAGACATTAAGAGCACTTCAATGCCAGTCGAGGTTGAAGACAACCCGACTTCAACTCAAGGCAGTAGAGAAGATCAAAGTACATTAATAGAAGTTGGGGTTTCTGGGGCAAACCGAAGTTTTAATGATCCCACTACATCAGGCATACTGCCAGAATTGATAGTTGAACAAGCTTCTACCAACTCAAGTCTATCCTCATCTCCAAAGTCTGTTTTAGCATATAGGATCCCAGCAGATATAGGTTCTTCATCAGATTTCAGTCAACTGGTGTCCACTGATATGGAGGAAAGATTGCCTCTGACTGCAACTCAAGATACCAGTCATGTGGTAAATGATTCGGTAGATCACCCATCTATTGATAACAAATCTGAAAAATCTGAG GAACCGTCTAACACTCAAGGGAAGCCTACTGAAGAAGCTATTGAGATGGAGAATATGAAGGGATCATCGCTTGATGACGAGGAAACCATGGAGGATTTAAAATCCAGGAAAAACATAGATGACGAATCAGAAACATCGATTGGTAATGACGCACCTGTAAAACTGTCAAAACCACAGAAGGAAATTAGCCCCAGATCTTTCGAGCATCTTGAAGATGCATCTGCAAGACTCGCTGACAATGAAACAAACATTGATGTTTCAAAATCCGAGGGGGAGCATTCTACTTCAGATGTTCCTGGACTTATGGTAGAAGAAGAG GAGTCAACAAATCGTTCAAGAGATGTTGCTGGAGAAGTTAACCTCATCAGTGAAGTTAGTGATCCAtcgataaataaaaaggaagattTGGAGAAGTTAAGGTTTTTTGAAGGCAGTGAAGGTGAACCTCAATTTCCAACTAGACGGGAGATATTTGTGGAACCAGTAAAACCAGCCAACATCACTTCCCTAGAGGACCATGACTACAGTCCTGGAGTATTAACTGAAAATGAAACAATTGTCGTATCATCTCAAGCAATGGAGGATGTTGATAATTCAAGCAACAGCAAGGAAACTGACGGGTTTGGAACACGTAGAGCAGATCAGGAAATTGGAGACTTGTTAAAGCCAGCAGGTGCCATTGGCACCTCAGAAACCACCAAGGATGTCCAAGGGAACCCTAAAGATTTAACAGATCAAAAGGCTGTCTTTGACCCATCAAAACCGGCAGTTGATGGTGAAAATATCTTAGTGACTCTTGAAGCAAAG GACTCTGCAGCTGACATAATTCATAATGTGAATGAAGCAGTTGCGAGTGAATTTATAAACAATGAGAAGTTCAATCATGTACAAGACAGTGAAGATGACGAATCTCAAAGACTAGATAGCCAAGAAAATATTACGGAACCACTTAAAGCAGTGGCGTTTACAAATTCAGAATCCATCAGGGACCTTGAAAGTGAATCAAAAATATTGGTTGAAGATGAAGTTAATGTCATCCCATCATATCCGGCAGGGGAAATTAACAGTTCAAATGACAGAGAAAACACAGAGGATCCTGGAAAGTCAACTGTTCATTTAACTGTTATGACCATATCCGAGCCAAGCAGGGGTTATGTCAAGCAGGATCCTGGAAGCTGA
- the LOC7468580 gene encoding ATP-dependent zinc metalloprotease FTSH 7, chloroplastic produces MLETLRPITYISATSSTVKFQYCRLQSRVFHHRFIPINSSLTLPSINPKSFNFLSNTKIRDYKILARCQDSDSTEKTSTETEPQNNPPPSPPSSNSGSKQKREKQGKSQWWFSKKQNWKWQPLIQAQEIGVLLLQLGIVMFVMRLLRPGIPLPGSEPRQPTTFVSVPYSEFLGKISSNHVQKVEVDGVHIMFKLKDEGVSGQESSSEVVDSKFQDSESLLRSVTPTMKKILYTTTRPTDIKTPYEKMLENQVEFGSPDKRSGGFLNSALIALFYVAVLAGLLQRFPVTFSQHTAGQVRNRKSGGSGGSKVSEQGETITFADVAGVDEAKEELEEIVEFLRNPDRYTRLGARPPRGVLLVGLPGTGKTLLAKAVAGEAEVPFISCSASEFVELYVGMGASRVRDLFARAKKEAPSIIFIDEIDAVAKSRDGKYRIVSNDEREQTLNQLLTEMDGFDSNSAVIVLGATNRSDVLDPALRRPGRFDRVVMVETPDRNGREAILKVHVSKKELPLGEDVNLSDIASMTTGLTGADLANLVNEAALLAGRKNKVLVEKFDFIQAVERSIAGIEKKTVKLQGSEKAVVARHEAGHAVVGTAVANILTGQPRVEKLSILPRSGGALGFTYTPPTNEDRYLLFIDELRGRLVTLLGGRAAEEVVYSGRVSTGALDDIRRATDMAYKAVAEYGLNQTIGPVSLATLSGGGMDESGAAPWGRDQGHLVDLVQREVKALLQSALDVALSVVRANPTVLEGLGAHLEEKEKVEGEELQEWLKLVVAPKELALFVEGKQESFLPL; encoded by the exons ATGCTAGAAACTCTAAGACCAATAACATACATTTCTGCTACTTCTTCTACAGTTAAATTTCAATACTGTAGACTCCAATCTAGGGTTTTCCACCACCGTTTTATCCCTATTAATAGTTCCCTTACTTTGCCTTCAATTAACCctaaatccttcaattttttatcgAATACCAAAATCAGAGACTATAAAATCTTAGCCAGATGTCAAGATAGCGATTCTACCGAGAAAACAAGCACCGAAACCGAGCCACAAAACAACCCACCACCATCACCGCCATCGTCGAATTCAGGGTCAAAGcagaagagagagaagcaaGGGAAAAGCCAATGGTGGTTTTCCAAGAAGCAGAATTGGAAATGGCAACCTTTAATTCAAGCGCAAGAAATTGGTGTCTTGCTTTTGCAATTAGGGATTGTTATGTTCGTTATGCGGTTGCTTCGACCCGGGATTCCTTTGCCCGGGTCGGAGCCAAGGCAACCCACTACTTTTGTCAGCGTGCCGTATAGTGAGTTTTTGGGTAAAATTAGTAGTAATCATGTGCAAAAAGTGGAGGTTGATGGTGTGCATATAATGTTTAAGTTGAAAGATGAAGGAGTTAGTGGTCAAGAGAGTAGCAGTGAAGTGGTTGATAGCAAGTTTCAAGACTCGGAATCTTTGTTAAGGAGTGTGACGCCTACTATGAAAAAGATTTTGTATACTACGACGAGGCCTACTGATATTAAGACTCCGTATGAGAAAATGCTGGAGAATCAGGTGGAGTTTGGTTCGCCTGATAAGAGGTCCGGTGGATTCTTGAATTCAGCATTG ATAGCTTTGTTCTACGTAGCTGTGCTTGCAGGGCTTCTTCAACGTTTCCCTGTTACCTTTTCTCAG CATACAGCTGGTCAGGTTAGGAACCGTAAGTCTGGGGGTTCTGGAGGTTCAAAAGTGTCTGAGCAAGGTGAAACAATAACTTTTGCTGATGTTGCTGGGGTTGATGAAGCTAAAGAAGAGCTAGAAGAAATTGTG GAATTTCTCAGGAATCCAGACAGGTATACAAGACTTGGTGCTCGTCCTCCTCGAGGTGTTCTCCTG GTGGGCCTTCCTGGGACAGGTAAGACTCTTCTAGCAAAGGCTGTTGCTGGAGAAGCTGAAGTTCCCTTTATAAGTTGTTCTGCAAGTGAATTTGTTGAGTTGTATGTTGGCATGGGTGCCTCCCGTGTGAGAGATCTCTTTGCCCGGGCAAAGAAGGAGGcaccatcaataatatttattgatgag ATAGATGCTGTGGCTAAAAGTCGTGATGGAAAATACCGCATTGTTAGCAATGATGAAAGGGAGCAGACTTTGAATCAGTTGCTCACT GAGATGGATGGGTTTGATAGCAACTCTGCTGTTATTGTTCTTGGTGCAACAAATCGCTCAGATGTGTTAGACCCTGCACTTCGCCGACCAGGAAGATTTGATCGTGTGGTTATG GTGGAAACACCTGATAGGAATGGAAGAGAAGCCATTTTAAAAGTACATGTTTCCAAGAAAGAACTGCCTCTGGGAGAGGATGTTAACCTCAGTGACATTGCCTCTATGACTACTGGTTTAACTGG GGCAGATCTTGCAAATCTGGTAAACGAAGCTGCTTTGTTGGCTGGAAGGAAAAACAAAGTACTAGTGGAGAAATTTGATTTCATTCAGGCAGTGGAGCGGTCAATAGCT GGCATTGAGAAGAAGACTGTCAAGTTGCAAGGAAGCGAGAAGGCTGTGGTTGCACGTCATGAAGCTGGCCATGCAGTAGTAGGTACTGCTGTTGCTAATATTCTTACTGGACAGCCACGTGTAGAG AAGTTGAGCATATTACCAAGGTCAGGAGGGGCTTTGGGCTTTACTTATACACCCCCAACAAATGAGGATAGATATTTGCTCTTCATTGATGAGTTGCGTGGCCGCTTGGTTACTCTTCTTGGAGGACGGGCAGCAGAAGAAGTTGTTTATTCAGGTCGTGTCTCGACAGGTGCCCTGGATGATATTCGGCGGGCTACTGATATGGCATACAAAGCAGTAGCTGAATATGGTCTTAATCAGACAATAGGTCCCGTGTCTCTAGCAACACTTTCTGGAGGAGGGATGGATGAATCTGGAGCTGCTCCATGGGGAAGGGATCAG GGGCATCTTGTTGATCTTGTTCAAAGAGAGGTGAAAGCATTGCTGCAATCTGCCCTTGATGTAGCACTTTCTGTTGTGCGTGCTAATCCAACTGTCTTGGAGGGGCTTGGTGCCCATCTGGAAG AGAAAGAGAAAGTAGAAGGTGAGGAGCTGCAAGAGTGGTTGAAGTTGGTAGTTGCTCCAAAAGAGCTAGCTCTCTTTGTCGAAGGCAAGCAAGAGTCATTTCTCCCGCTATAA